A genomic stretch from Aminobacter aminovorans includes:
- a CDS encoding aspartate/glutamate racemase family protein has translation MTVDRTGLIGLLGGMSWESSALYYRLINQAAHARMGGHHNARSLMFTLDFDELNRLAAEGDWMRVAAVISEAARSLEKAGAAFAMLTAVTPHTIADQVAGAIGIPLLHIADPTGEAIRAAGIKRVGLLGTRYTMELGFFAERLQQRFGIEVIVPSEDQRTALHRIIIDELTLGLVKPVSAAVLQQLAGDLGARGAEAAVVACTELPLLLGMDAYPMPAFDVVKLHAEAAVELALAG, from the coding sequence GTGACTGTTGACCGGACCGGGCTGATCGGACTTTTGGGCGGGATGAGCTGGGAGTCCAGCGCGCTCTATTACCGGCTGATCAATCAGGCGGCACATGCCAGGATGGGCGGGCATCACAATGCGCGCTCGCTGATGTTCACGCTCGATTTCGATGAGCTCAACCGGCTGGCTGCCGAAGGCGACTGGATGCGGGTCGCGGCGGTGATCTCGGAGGCGGCGCGCAGCCTTGAAAAGGCGGGAGCCGCCTTCGCCATGCTGACAGCGGTGACGCCGCACACGATTGCCGATCAGGTGGCCGGCGCGATCGGCATTCCGCTGCTGCACATCGCCGACCCAACCGGCGAAGCGATCCGTGCCGCCGGCATCAAGCGCGTCGGGCTGCTCGGCACGCGCTACACGATGGAACTTGGGTTCTTCGCCGAGCGGCTTCAGCAGCGTTTCGGCATCGAGGTTATCGTGCCGTCGGAGGATCAGCGCACGGCACTGCATCGCATCATCATCGACGAACTGACGCTCGGCTTGGTGAAGCCGGTGTCGGCCGCGGTGCTGCAGCAACTGGCCGGCGATCTCGGCGCGCGCGGGGCAGAAGCCGCCGTCGTCGCCTGCACCGAACTGCCGCTGCTGCTCGGTATGGATGCCTATCCGATGCCGGCATTCGACGTGGTCAAGCTGCATGCCGAG